One genomic segment of Thermovibrio guaymasensis includes these proteins:
- a CDS encoding Mrp/NBP35 family ATP-binding protein, which produces MAYDEKKCEGCPHADACKTAQDPLDVKLTCNLSKIKHRIGVLSGKGGVGKTTVATNLAAELAKRGYKVGLLDADIHGPNVAKMFGAEGQRLFADPNSQTIKPFIPLGMPNLKIVSMAFLLENPDQPVVWRGPLKHQAIKQFLAEIDWGDLDFLIVDLPPGTGDEALSVAQLIKPMDGFVIVTTPQEVSLLDTRKSISFAKMLNVPVLGIVENMSGLICPHCGKEIDLFKVGGGEKAAKELGIPFLGRVPIEPSVVEAGDEGVPIVIAHPESASAKALIEITDRLLEEIGETAKAN; this is translated from the coding sequence ATGGCATACGATGAGAAGAAGTGTGAAGGGTGTCCCCATGCAGACGCCTGTAAGACAGCCCAAGACCCGCTTGATGTAAAGCTTACCTGTAACCTATCAAAGATTAAGCACAGGATAGGAGTTCTGAGCGGTAAGGGTGGAGTCGGAAAGACTACTGTGGCAACGAACCTTGCAGCAGAGCTTGCAAAGAGGGGTTATAAAGTAGGCCTCCTTGATGCAGACATTCACGGACCGAACGTTGCTAAGATGTTTGGAGCAGAGGGACAGAGGCTGTTTGCCGATCCCAACAGCCAGACCATTAAGCCCTTTATTCCCCTTGGAATGCCCAACTTAAAGATAGTTTCAATGGCTTTCCTCCTTGAAAATCCAGACCAGCCTGTTGTGTGGAGAGGCCCTCTGAAGCACCAGGCTATAAAGCAGTTTTTAGCTGAAATTGACTGGGGAGACCTTGACTTTCTGATAGTTGACCTTCCGCCGGGAACGGGAGATGAGGCTCTAAGCGTTGCTCAGCTTATTAAGCCGATGGACGGCTTTGTTATAGTCACAACTCCTCAGGAAGTTTCACTTCTTGATACCCGTAAGTCTATCAGCTTTGCCAAGATGTTAAACGTACCGGTTCTCGGTATAGTTGAGAACATGAGCGGTTTGATCTGTCCCCACTGCGGTAAGGAGATAGACCTGTTTAAGGTAGGGGGCGGTGAAAAGGCGGCTAAGGAGCTTGGAATTCCGTTCCTCGGAAGAGTCCCGATTGAGCCTTCCGTTGTTGAAGCTGGAGATGAAGGCGTTCCCATCGTAATAGCTCACCCTGAAAGCGCTTCTGCTAAAGCCCTTATAGAGATTACGGATAGGCTGTTAGAGGAGATAGGTGAGACTGCCAAGGCTAACTAG
- a CDS encoding 4Fe-4S binding protein — MLKVPFFKNRRLYQFLTGLLANLPLYNFITARLYTGKLKSFPFPIMNCYACPASLYSCPIGTISHFLVISKVPLFTLGIISAVSASFGRWICGWVCPFGLIQDLLNRVPSVKFDLPKPFVYLKYLMLLFGVILLPFLFKEHYFCMVCPTGTLEAGIYWVAVSSAILNMAGPFFLFKLAFGSMFLYGSIFIKRPFCRYVCPLGALFSLFNKLSIVDFSVEREKCIECNLCKKACPVNYPIYEDPNSPACLRCLNCVRVCPVVKVNNPLLSAIKLGKEKES; from the coding sequence ATGTTGAAGGTTCCCTTCTTTAAAAACAGGAGACTCTACCAGTTTTTAACTGGCCTTCTTGCAAACCTTCCCCTTTACAACTTCATAACTGCAAGGCTCTATACCGGTAAATTAAAGTCCTTTCCCTTCCCCATAATGAACTGCTACGCATGTCCTGCTTCCCTTTACTCCTGTCCTATTGGAACTATTTCCCACTTTTTAGTAATTAGTAAAGTTCCCCTGTTTACGCTGGGGATTATTTCGGCAGTTTCGGCCTCCTTTGGAAGGTGGATCTGCGGTTGGGTCTGTCCCTTTGGCCTTATTCAGGACCTTTTAAACAGAGTTCCCTCTGTTAAGTTTGACCTTCCAAAGCCTTTTGTTTACCTAAAGTATTTAATGCTTCTCTTTGGAGTTATCCTCCTTCCTTTCCTCTTTAAGGAGCACTACTTCTGTATGGTATGTCCTACCGGAACTTTGGAGGCTGGTATCTACTGGGTTGCAGTAAGCTCGGCAATTTTGAATATGGCAGGTCCGTTTTTCCTCTTTAAACTTGCCTTTGGAAGTATGTTCCTCTACGGTTCTATCTTTATAAAGAGGCCCTTCTGCAGGTACGTCTGTCCCTTGGGAGCTCTCTTTTCCCTCTTTAACAAGCTCAGCATAGTTGATTTCTCTGTTGAAAGGGAAAAGTGTATAGAGTGTAACCTCTGTAAGAAGGCCTGTCCGGTTAACTACCCGATTTATGAAGACCCAAACTCTCCGGCCTGTTTAAGGTGCCTAAACTGTGTTAGGGTGTGTCCTGTAGTTAAGGTAAATAATCCCCTTTTAAGTGCTATCAAATTGGGTAAGGAGAAAGAGAGTTAA
- a CDS encoding DUF2155 domain-containing protein, giving the protein MRKESLALALILALSGTTLTACGKSSETTPKKEESSKAIEPKPLTELAKEDKSQLPPGHPPINKNLPEGHPPIKNMPEGHPPIGGQKELMAMHSGKNLTHFDRPINIPEEVQKTWKSATIDIVDKTSGKVAKEVKVKSGETISFKGLEIKVLYVVPHLVLDSGYTSATNEPQNPAILVEVKENGKTIYAGPIYQKFPHMYNVNHPRYEIILKGISKE; this is encoded by the coding sequence ATGAGGAAAGAGAGCCTTGCCCTTGCGCTAATTTTAGCTTTATCGGGAACAACATTAACTGCGTGCGGTAAAAGTTCAGAGACTACTCCAAAGAAGGAAGAGAGTTCAAAAGCCATAGAACCAAAACCATTAACGGAACTTGCTAAAGAGGATAAGTCACAACTCCCTCCGGGACATCCACCCATAAATAAGAACCTTCCTGAAGGACATCCGCCAATCAAAAACATGCCTGAAGGCCATCCTCCAATCGGAGGGCAGAAAGAGTTAATGGCAATGCACAGCGGTAAAAACTTAACCCACTTTGACAGACCAATTAACATCCCAGAGGAAGTTCAAAAAACATGGAAGAGTGCAACAATTGACATAGTTGATAAAACCTCCGGAAAAGTAGCCAAAGAGGTAAAGGTTAAAAGCGGAGAAACTATAAGCTTTAAAGGACTTGAAATTAAAGTCCTATACGTTGTTCCTCACCTAGTCCTTGACAGCGGTTACACATCGGCTACAAACGAACCACAAAACCCTGCAATCCTAGTTGAAGTTAAAGAGAACGGAAAGACTATATATGCAGGTCCTATCTACCAGAAGTTCCCTCACATGTACAACGTAAATCATCCAAGGTATGAAATTATCCTGAAAGGAATTTCAAAGGAATAA
- a CDS encoding lytic transglycosylase domain-containing protein, translated as MEFERALKEGACSQVIFKELTETELKEPFLLLYSEDCLSRGSYSLAAKAKGVKNLYGKLNVALSLRKVGREGEAEEILKEVFSFADAPSEDILSLNLKESSFLFEPKVLRKKVWLLASQRNTDEALFYLSYLRGDPYYFYLLGYTYMKAGRRDTAESFFKLSSVPKRFFYLLFLSKEPVEKLNYFKQLLDSPVPLAVKRRASVYMLDYLFMKDLGLFRSALSLVSNRKGLKDIYTYFKDRYSIFTKGCKAKISNSVPQRWWKVACSGRGELPKRINFYSLMLNPPKKFPFDKEEVFKSFKLTDPGLNYLYSKGYCQVLTLIEEKTPQTALLMNLCGDYRKGIKFASPFRGKIGRYPYLLAVLYPKPPLFKDDLISLSIARQESLFEPRALSRSGARGLMQIMPLTGRYIAKKLKREDYDKSMLFDPELNYRFGSYYIHSLLKKFKLFPLAAAGYNGGPARVSKALKLFGKIKTPSDLVIFTDVYLPFAETRDYVKRTAVNLYFYSNLYGEGEEWRTFLRP; from the coding sequence TTGGAGTTTGAAAGGGCTCTAAAAGAAGGAGCCTGTAGCCAAGTTATCTTTAAAGAGCTTACCGAAACTGAGCTTAAAGAGCCCTTTTTACTCCTCTACTCTGAAGACTGTTTAAGTAGAGGAAGCTACAGTTTAGCGGCAAAGGCTAAAGGAGTTAAAAATTTATACGGTAAGTTGAATGTAGCCCTTTCCCTTAGAAAGGTAGGGAGGGAAGGAGAGGCTGAAGAAATCTTAAAAGAAGTCTTCTCCTTTGCTGATGCTCCTTCTGAAGATATTCTTTCGCTTAACCTTAAAGAATCCTCCTTCCTTTTTGAGCCAAAGGTTTTAAGAAAGAAAGTTTGGCTCCTTGCCTCTCAAAGGAATACCGATGAAGCTCTCTTCTACCTTTCTTATTTAAGGGGTGACCCTTACTATTTTTACCTGCTAGGTTATACCTACATGAAAGCAGGTAGAAGGGATACAGCAGAGAGTTTTTTCAAGCTCTCAAGCGTTCCAAAGAGGTTTTTCTACCTCCTCTTCCTATCAAAGGAGCCGGTTGAAAAGTTAAACTACTTTAAACAACTCCTTGATTCTCCTGTTCCTTTAGCAGTTAAAAGGAGAGCTTCAGTTTACATGCTTGACTACCTCTTTATGAAAGACTTAGGGCTTTTCAGGAGCGCTCTCTCTTTAGTGTCTAACCGTAAAGGACTAAAGGACATTTATACCTACTTTAAAGATAGGTACTCAATCTTTACTAAAGGCTGTAAAGCGAAAATTTCAAATTCGGTGCCCCAGAGGTGGTGGAAAGTTGCCTGCAGCGGGAGAGGGGAGCTCCCAAAGAGAATTAACTTCTACTCCCTCATGTTGAACCCTCCTAAAAAGTTTCCTTTTGACAAGGAGGAGGTTTTTAAGAGTTTTAAGCTTACCGATCCGGGGTTAAACTACCTGTACTCAAAGGGCTACTGCCAAGTTTTAACTCTGATAGAGGAAAAGACTCCCCAAACAGCGCTACTCATGAACCTCTGTGGAGATTACAGAAAGGGTATTAAGTTTGCATCTCCTTTTAGAGGGAAAATAGGAAGGTATCCCTACCTCCTTGCAGTTCTCTATCCAAAACCTCCTCTCTTTAAAGATGACCTTATTTCCCTCTCTATTGCTCGTCAGGAAAGCCTCTTTGAGCCGAGGGCCCTTTCAAGGAGCGGTGCCCGGGGGCTTATGCAGATAATGCCTTTAACTGGAAGGTACATAGCCAAAAAACTAAAAAGGGAAGACTACGATAAATCAATGCTCTTTGACCCAGAACTTAACTACAGGTTTGGTTCTTACTACATCCACTCTCTGCTAAAGAAGTTTAAGCTCTTCCCCCTTGCTGCCGCTGGCTACAACGGCGGGCCTGCTAGGGTTAGCAAGGCCTTAAAGCTCTTCGGTAAAATTAAAACACCCTCAGATTTAGTAATTTTCACGGACGTTTACCTACCCTTTGCCGAGACGAGGGATTACGTTAAAAGAACTGCAGTTAACCTTTACTTCTACTCAAACCTTTACGGAGAGGGGGAGGAATGGAGGACTTTCTTAAGGCCTTAG
- a CDS encoding inositol monophosphatase family protein, which yields METPIDVALRASERAAEVLLDYFGRVREVELKARNDYVTEADKQSEMIIIKTIREVFPQHTIVAEESGGFTGEGDWKWYVDPLDGTKNFIHGLPMFCVSIGIEYKGQLVGAVINSPILNEVFVAERGEGAYCNGQRLRVSKRKFSEALIATGFPFRGKEYLDSYLSCFKDVFLKVSGLRRCGSAALDLAYTAKGVFDGFWEMSLKPWDIAAGALLIEEAGGVVSDFLGQDNYLESGNIVGASPETYKELLKIVQKHLT from the coding sequence ATGGAGACGCCTATTGATGTTGCCCTAAGAGCTTCCGAAAGGGCTGCAGAGGTCCTCCTTGACTACTTCGGAAGGGTTAGGGAAGTAGAGCTTAAAGCTAGGAATGACTATGTAACTGAGGCTGACAAACAATCAGAAATGATTATTATTAAGACGATACGGGAGGTTTTCCCCCAACACACTATAGTTGCTGAGGAGAGCGGAGGTTTTACAGGTGAAGGAGACTGGAAGTGGTACGTTGACCCCCTTGATGGTACGAAGAACTTCATTCACGGACTTCCTATGTTCTGCGTTTCAATAGGAATTGAATATAAGGGTCAGCTGGTAGGGGCAGTTATAAACTCTCCCATTCTAAATGAGGTTTTTGTTGCTGAAAGGGGAGAAGGCGCTTACTGTAACGGCCAGAGGTTAAGGGTAAGTAAGAGGAAGTTCTCCGAAGCCCTTATAGCTACAGGCTTTCCCTTTAGGGGGAAAGAGTACCTAGACAGTTATCTGAGTTGTTTTAAGGATGTCTTTTTAAAGGTTTCAGGCTTGAGGAGGTGCGGTTCTGCTGCCCTTGACCTTGCCTATACTGCAAAGGGAGTTTTTGACGGCTTTTGGGAGATGTCTTTAAAGCCGTGGGACATAGCTGCTGGAGCCCTCTTAATTGAGGAGGCAGGAGGAGTGGTTTCTGACTTTTTAGGTCAAGATAACTACCTTGAGAGCGGAAACATCGTTGGAGCTTCTCCTGAAACTTACAAAGAGCTCTTAAAAATAGTTCAAAAGCACCTCACCTAA
- a CDS encoding site-specific integrase produces the protein MEDFLKALVEEGYKPNTIDTYKRVLRYFDAFLTLYNYDLVNFSEDKLYGYFSGRYRTEKSFRTAMSAIQHYLKFKGIKRRLKFVPPETAEFKEFRPVKEEEISRFEEEVKKLRSKELQTALLLMLYLGLSPAEIGKLKVSSYSTFMGIPVLQEGKIKRFVIEGKVREKLESIKEEKLPISPLLNVRPETVKVTFHRLLKKLGFGFKVADLKDTYVAKLLKMGLPIDIVVEFSGRSLERVSYINRILNLQSKAEVIERSLKGKD, from the coding sequence ATGGAGGACTTTCTTAAGGCCTTAGTCGAAGAGGGGTATAAGCCTAATACGATAGATACTTACAAAAGGGTTTTAAGGTACTTTGATGCCTTCTTAACCCTCTATAACTACGACCTCGTTAACTTCAGTGAAGATAAGCTCTACGGTTACTTTTCAGGCCGTTATAGGACGGAAAAGAGCTTTAGAACTGCTATGTCTGCGATTCAGCACTACTTAAAGTTTAAGGGAATAAAGAGGAGGTTAAAGTTTGTACCTCCTGAAACCGCGGAGTTTAAAGAGTTTAGACCTGTAAAGGAAGAAGAAATTTCACGCTTTGAGGAAGAAGTTAAAAAATTAAGGAGTAAAGAACTTCAAACAGCTCTACTTTTAATGCTTTACCTAGGCCTCTCTCCTGCAGAAATTGGTAAACTGAAGGTTAGTTCCTACAGTACCTTTATGGGAATACCGGTTCTTCAGGAAGGAAAGATTAAGCGGTTTGTGATTGAAGGTAAAGTTAGGGAGAAGCTTGAATCTATAAAGGAGGAAAAGTTACCAATCTCCCCTCTTCTAAACGTTAGGCCTGAAACTGTAAAAGTAACTTTTCACAGGCTTTTAAAGAAGTTAGGGTTTGGCTTTAAAGTTGCAGACCTTAAAGATACCTACGTGGCTAAACTCCTTAAGATGGGCCTGCCCATTGATATAGTAGTTGAGTTTTCCGGTAGAAGCCTTGAAAGGGTCTCCTACATAAACAGGATTTTAAACCTTCAGAGTAAAGCCGAAGTTATTGAGAGGAGTTTAAAAGGGAAAGATTAA
- a CDS encoding CBS domain-containing protein: protein MPVKDLIKRKVVVIEPDDTVKLAAKRMQDKLIGALVVIEGDKPIGIITDRDIAVRVVGEGKGPETTVREVMTKDPITIREDASFFELTKTFRDAAVRRLIVVDKDGRLVGLISVDDVMELLTTEFANLISAIRG from the coding sequence ATGCCTGTAAAAGACCTAATAAAGAGAAAAGTAGTAGTAATTGAACCAGATGACACTGTAAAGTTGGCTGCAAAGAGAATGCAGGACAAGCTTATAGGAGCTCTAGTCGTAATTGAAGGGGATAAACCCATCGGAATAATAACCGATAGGGACATTGCAGTAAGGGTAGTAGGAGAGGGAAAAGGCCCTGAAACTACCGTAAGGGAAGTTATGACTAAAGACCCAATAACGATTAGAGAAGACGCCAGCTTCTTTGAGCTCACAAAGACCTTCCGAGATGCAGCAGTAAGGCGTTTAATAGTAGTTGATAAAGATGGAAGGTTAGTTGGACTAATATCCGTTGATGACGTGATGGAGCTTCTAACCACAGAGTTCGCGAATCTCATTTCTGCAATAAGGGGTTAA
- a CDS encoding segregation and condensation protein A — MEVKVETPVFEGPLELLIYLIKKREVSIYDIPIADITEEFLNYIYTMQELNIPLASEFLLMAATLARIKSEFLIPREDEEDPRKELVQIIEEYLKSKRAAAELEKLEDRALKYLPHDPSDLIFQFQEKVKIANTVDDLKRAFKEVLERKFKPKIKVGLKLSSENFKISDKAEEIRALLKKNYLLKFSSFIEKSSCKLEAITYFLAVLELCKLGEASTFTDGEEIFISRVVPLKREELKVLNLSLLNSSQ, encoded by the coding sequence ATGGAAGTAAAGGTAGAGACTCCCGTCTTTGAAGGACCTCTTGAGCTTCTGATTTACCTGATAAAGAAGAGAGAAGTTAGCATTTACGACATTCCCATTGCAGACATTACGGAGGAGTTCCTGAACTACATCTATACGATGCAGGAGCTGAACATTCCGCTGGCGTCGGAATTCCTCTTAATGGCTGCAACCCTTGCAAGGATCAAGTCTGAATTTCTAATACCTAGGGAAGATGAAGAAGACCCGAGGAAGGAGCTGGTTCAGATAATTGAGGAGTACTTAAAATCTAAAAGGGCTGCTGCTGAACTTGAAAAGTTAGAGGATAGAGCTTTAAAGTACCTTCCCCACGATCCTTCAGACCTAATCTTTCAGTTTCAGGAAAAGGTAAAGATTGCAAATACTGTAGATGACCTAAAGAGGGCGTTTAAGGAAGTCCTTGAAAGAAAGTTTAAACCAAAGATAAAGGTTGGGCTCAAGCTATCAAGTGAAAACTTTAAGATCTCAGATAAAGCAGAGGAGATAAGAGCTCTTTTAAAGAAAAACTACCTCCTAAAGTTCAGTAGCTTTATAGAGAAAAGCTCGTGCAAACTAGAAGCCATAACCTACTTCTTAGCAGTCCTTGAACTCTGCAAACTCGGAGAGGCATCAACCTTTACAGATGGAGAGGAAATCTTTATAAGCAGAGTAGTTCCCCTAAAGAGGGAAGAGTTAAAAGTACTTAATCTTTCCCTTTTAAACTCCTCTCAATAA
- a CDS encoding 4Fe-4S dicluster domain-containing protein: MERREFLKVAGLTLLVGAGVRVKTGEGGELFKPVLIFDQGKCMGCKACMAACQLEHGLNETPEVNLFWIKEEEVGRYPKAKLVFSQESICKQCFDHPCVSACPFNAIEVKEGGVVVIKEEKCTGCEKCVPVCPFGGIVIDRGDKARKCDMCFERSIKGGDIPRCVSVCPSGALIFGNLYRPTGPLKELLKSRPEVRRALLKSHHAEIVPEVEEVNPYSYPETKKPEGDRIVNTVCLACNARCGLRVTVKGGKLVQVDGNPYHPYNRSGREIPYEIPLRESFKAVATTCAKPQMDNDYVFNPYRITQPLKRAGKRGEGKFKPISWEQLIREVSEGGYLFKEIEDERYYPGIKDVLSDEPVDPEAPELGPKRNQLVWFTGRSQAGRSHFIKRWVFKAIGSKNYIAHTDICGIGFRMGNYALSDGKQVEFKADYWNSKYMLVFGSNIYSAQQPGVNTSGAIIARRISSGELKLVLVDPRAPKAVAHAHRWLPIKPTKDGALAMGIIRVMLENGWYDKDFLTIPNMEAAQRAGRNVYTNSTYLVIVDEKHPEAGKFLRVKDLAIKGNPDEEVVIDPETKKPVPATSVERATLEWEGELNGIKVKTAFSLMKESVFKNPLSFYAEESGIDEKTIEEVAKEFWEHSPYAVAYAYHGGGNYVGGTYASYALAMLNALVGNINRKGGYLCRGKGAASWQNGLYDLKDFPGAKKPRGVKISREKARYEDTTEFKKRGYPSKLPWFPFTKGGLSVSAISGIDQKYPYPVKVVITYFSDLIYSMPGGRRFIETLSDPDKVPLYISVDVTINETNVFADYIVPDVTYLEGHYGFLTPHAPACQFTAVRTPVLEPLVGKTKDGRPFCLETFLIDVATYLKLPGYGERAIPGKDGKLYPLVRPEDYYLRGISNLAHNAKVRRAPKEEVEFVEKNYPVSKYKDILSKEEWKKVCTVLVRGGVFKPVDSVFDEKGNFKFGIPKVCIWNERLGTSRNSLTGQRNWGTLKYYKSTTYFGKPVEEVDRDYPFVVITHKSALHTQSRTIVYNQALVYEPDFHLKINPEDADKLGLKDGDRVKVYSASSPEGVITKVKVTNLIRPGTVAYSHHFGHWQHGASPVYIEKAEEVLLGGSKVAKGNWTKVNPKRGVGITMNRITRLDPQLYNLPLVEPIAGIPDFSSTRVRIEKV; the protein is encoded by the coding sequence ATGGAGAGGCGGGAATTCCTCAAAGTAGCCGGGTTAACCCTTTTAGTTGGTGCCGGTGTTAGAGTAAAGACTGGAGAGGGAGGGGAGCTCTTTAAGCCGGTTCTCATTTTTGACCAGGGAAAGTGTATGGGCTGTAAGGCCTGTATGGCTGCCTGCCAGCTTGAGCACGGCCTTAACGAAACTCCGGAGGTAAACCTGTTCTGGATTAAAGAGGAGGAAGTCGGCCGCTATCCTAAGGCAAAGCTAGTCTTCAGTCAGGAGAGTATATGTAAACAGTGTTTTGACCACCCGTGCGTTTCTGCGTGTCCCTTTAACGCGATAGAGGTTAAGGAGGGGGGAGTTGTAGTTATTAAAGAGGAAAAGTGTACAGGGTGTGAAAAGTGCGTTCCTGTCTGCCCCTTTGGTGGGATAGTCATTGATAGAGGAGACAAGGCTAGAAAGTGCGATATGTGTTTTGAAAGGAGTATAAAGGGTGGAGATATTCCAAGGTGCGTTTCAGTCTGCCCCAGCGGAGCTCTAATCTTCGGTAATCTCTATAGGCCTACAGGTCCCCTTAAGGAGCTCCTTAAGTCAAGGCCTGAAGTTAGGAGAGCTCTCTTAAAATCCCACCATGCAGAGATCGTTCCTGAGGTTGAGGAAGTTAACCCTTACTCCTACCCTGAGACTAAAAAACCTGAAGGGGATAGGATTGTTAACACCGTTTGCCTTGCCTGTAACGCCCGCTGTGGGTTGAGGGTTACCGTTAAAGGCGGAAAGCTCGTTCAGGTTGACGGTAACCCTTACCACCCTTATAACCGTTCTGGTAGAGAGATACCCTACGAAATTCCTTTGAGGGAGAGCTTTAAAGCGGTCGCCACCACCTGCGCAAAGCCTCAGATGGACAACGACTACGTCTTTAACCCCTACAGAATTACTCAGCCTTTAAAGAGAGCAGGGAAGAGGGGAGAGGGTAAGTTTAAGCCTATAAGCTGGGAGCAACTGATAAGAGAGGTTTCTGAAGGGGGATACCTCTTTAAAGAAATAGAGGACGAGCGCTACTACCCTGGAATTAAGGACGTTCTCTCAGATGAACCAGTTGATCCAGAAGCTCCTGAGCTTGGCCCTAAGAGGAATCAACTCGTATGGTTTACAGGGCGTTCTCAGGCAGGAAGGAGCCACTTTATAAAGAGGTGGGTCTTTAAAGCTATCGGCTCAAAGAACTACATAGCTCATACAGACATCTGCGGAATCGGTTTTAGGATGGGCAACTATGCCCTCTCTGACGGTAAGCAGGTTGAGTTTAAGGCAGACTACTGGAACTCAAAGTACATGCTGGTTTTCGGTTCAAACATCTACTCTGCTCAACAGCCTGGAGTTAACACTTCAGGGGCAATAATTGCAAGGAGGATTTCTTCGGGAGAGCTTAAACTGGTTTTAGTTGACCCTAGAGCTCCAAAAGCCGTAGCCCATGCCCACAGGTGGCTTCCAATTAAGCCTACAAAGGACGGTGCCCTTGCTATGGGTATTATAAGGGTGATGCTTGAAAATGGGTGGTACGACAAAGACTTCCTTACAATTCCTAACATGGAGGCAGCCCAAAGAGCTGGAAGGAACGTCTATACAAACTCAACCTACTTGGTGATCGTTGATGAAAAACACCCAGAAGCTGGAAAGTTCTTAAGGGTTAAGGATTTAGCCATTAAAGGCAATCCCGATGAGGAAGTTGTTATAGATCCTGAAACTAAAAAGCCCGTTCCGGCAACTTCAGTTGAAAGGGCAACCTTAGAGTGGGAAGGAGAGCTGAACGGGATTAAAGTAAAGACCGCCTTTAGCCTTATGAAAGAGAGCGTGTTTAAAAATCCCCTCTCCTTTTACGCTGAAGAGTCCGGAATAGATGAGAAGACTATTGAGGAAGTTGCTAAGGAGTTCTGGGAGCACTCTCCTTACGCTGTTGCTTACGCCTACCACGGAGGAGGAAACTACGTAGGGGGAACTTACGCAAGCTATGCTCTTGCTATGCTTAACGCTTTAGTAGGAAACATCAATAGGAAAGGGGGATACCTCTGTAGGGGAAAGGGAGCTGCAAGCTGGCAAAATGGCCTTTACGACCTTAAGGACTTCCCGGGGGCTAAGAAGCCCAGAGGAGTTAAGATATCAAGGGAGAAAGCTCGCTACGAGGATACTACAGAGTTTAAAAAGAGAGGTTATCCCTCAAAGCTTCCCTGGTTCCCCTTTACTAAAGGTGGACTTTCGGTTTCTGCAATTTCGGGAATTGACCAGAAGTACCCTTACCCCGTTAAGGTAGTTATTACCTACTTCTCAGACCTTATCTACAGTATGCCGGGAGGTAGGCGGTTCATTGAAACTTTATCCGATCCAGATAAAGTTCCCCTCTACATCTCTGTAGACGTTACGATAAACGAGACCAACGTTTTCGCAGACTATATAGTCCCCGATGTTACATACCTTGAAGGGCACTACGGATTCCTAACACCCCACGCTCCCGCCTGTCAGTTTACTGCTGTAAGAACTCCCGTTCTTGAACCTTTAGTCGGCAAGACAAAAGATGGAAGGCCTTTCTGCCTTGAAACTTTCCTAATAGACGTTGCCACCTACCTAAAACTTCCTGGATACGGAGAGAGGGCAATCCCGGGTAAAGACGGGAAACTATATCCCCTGGTTAGACCTGAGGACTACTACCTGAGGGGAATTTCAAACCTTGCCCATAACGCTAAGGTTAGGAGAGCTCCCAAAGAGGAAGTGGAGTTTGTGGAGAAGAACTACCCAGTTTCAAAGTATAAGGACATACTCTCTAAGGAAGAGTGGAAAAAGGTCTGCACGGTTCTTGTTAGGGGCGGAGTCTTTAAGCCCGTTGATAGCGTCTTTGATGAGAAGGGTAACTTTAAGTTTGGAATTCCTAAAGTCTGCATCTGGAACGAAAGGCTTGGAACTAGCAGGAACTCCTTGACAGGTCAGAGGAACTGGGGAACTCTCAAGTACTACAAGTCAACAACTTACTTTGGAAAACCAGTTGAAGAGGTCGATAGAGATTATCCTTTTGTCGTTATTACCCACAAATCAGCCCTTCACACCCAGTCAAGGACTATCGTTTACAACCAGGCACTCGTATATGAGCCCGACTTCCACCTTAAAATTAACCCTGAAGATGCAGATAAGCTCGGCCTTAAAGATGGAGATAGAGTAAAGGTTTACTCAGCTTCCTCCCCTGAGGGAGTTATTACGAAGGTTAAGGTTACAAACCTTATTAGGCCTGGAACTGTTGCCTACTCCCACCACTTTGGACACTGGCAACACGGAGCTTCCCCAGTTTACATAGAAAAAGCAGAGGAAGTTCTCCTCGGTGGTAGTAAAGTAGCAAAGGGTAACTGGACGAAGGTGAACCCTAAAAGGGGAGTAGGGATAACTATGAATAGAATTACCAGACTTGATCCTCAGCTTTATAATCTTCCCCTAGTTGAGCCTATTGCTGGAATACCCGATTTCTCAAGTACGAGGGTAAGGATAGAGAAGGTTTAG